The region TGTCGCTGGAAGGTACCGCATCCGACTCGACATCAAACGCGGCCGACAGTGCTTGCCATTGCAGGTAATAGTTTCTGGCTTCTGGGCTTTCTTTCAGAATCGCTTGAAGCCGAGTTGTCTCCGCATCGGAAAGGGTACCGGCCTCCCATTCCATCAGCAGTGATTCGAGTTCGGTGAATTCGTTATTCATGCGTTTCCTTCAGCAGTCAATCGGTGTTGAATGCACTCGGCCAAGCGTTTGCGGACTCGGAGCAACGCGACTTTGATTGCGCCAGAAGAACGATTCGAGTCTTCTGCCATCTCGTCTAAGCTTTTGGCCTCGAAATATCGGCGCTGGATCAGTTGGCGATTCGTAGAACTCAACGTCTGGAGGCATCGTCCCAGTGCCTCTCGGATTGAATCAATCTGGCCCGCCATCGCTTCAGCTTCGCCGGACAACGACTCGACCAATTCGGAGTCGAGCAACATGCGGTCTCGTTTGCGATCACGAAGATTGGCCAGCACTTGAAAACGAGCGATCGAAAATGCCCACGGAAGAAATGGCTTGCGTGGATCAAATTGATCAATCTTTCGCCACAGGACCAAGTTCGTTTCCTGTAGGACATCGGCTGTGTGACTTCGATCTCCAATCAGTGAAAAGATGTAGCTGTAAAGCCGATTCTGATTTTCGGTAAGCAACTGAATGAATTGCTCGGTAGGGCTTAATTCCGCCATGGATTGTCCTTTCCAACGGTATTTACCGGACGAACGTGCCTGGTTACAGAAAAAAGCGAAAAAATGCGTTCGTTCTCAGTGTAATAGGAAGTGAGTAGGTAAAAGCTCGGTAAGCATGGCGGAGATGGACAATCGTGTGACGCAAATGCACCAAGTGGCTTTCGGTTTCCCGACGTCGAAGTTTGTTTGCCCCCTCTTTCCGCGCGGAATGATAAATAGGACAGTGGCTTTATAGGTATTGGAGATTTAGCCCGACGCTTCGCATTTTGGTTGTCACGTGGAATGATAAGCAACGAATTCGTTCTCGATCCCGAGGTCGTCTTTCTCAATCATGGTTCGTTTGGTGCTTGTCCACGAACGGTGATCGAGGAGTACCAGAAATGGCAGATGAGATTAGAGCGACAACCGGTTCGTTTTCTGCAACGCGAACTGCCAGGATTGCTCGCCGATGCTCGAAAACGGCTTGCGGAGTACCTTGGGGCAACGGCCACTGAAGTTGCCTTTGTGCCGAATCCCACGTTTGCGGCGAACACGATCGCACGCTGCTTGCCACTCTCTTCCGGTGACGAGGTGTTGATCACCGACCATGAGTACGGAGCGTGCCGCTTTGCATTTCAATTTGCCGCCGAAAAGAAAGGTTTTCGAGTTGTCGAACAAGCAATTCCTTTACCAGTGGAATCGAACGAAGCAATCGTTGATACCTTTTGGAAAGGTGTGACAAAGAATACGAAGCTGATTTTTATCAGTCACATCACATCTGCGACGGCGCTGGCATTACCAGTAAAAGAGATTTGCCAACGTGCGCAGGAAGCTGGCATTCTAACGATGATCGACGGGGCCCATGCGCCTGGGCAGATCGATATCAACCTACATGAAATCGGTGCCGATTTTTACACGGCCACTTGTCACAAGTGGATGTGTGCTCCCAAAGGATCTGGCTTGTTCTATGTTCGCGAAGATCGTCAAGCGATGATCGAACCATTGGTTGTTGGTTGGGGATGGGGCCCTGAGAAGACGTTTCATCGGGAAAACGAATTCCTCGAATATCACGAATGGCTGGGCACGCACGATCCGTCTGCCTACCTTTCCGTAACCGCCGCCATGGACTGGCAGAAAGCTCACTTTACTGAGGAAGCTCGGCAGCGAGCACGAGACTTAGTGCGACAGGCAGTCTCGTTATCGTCTGAAATTGAGGGGATCAAACGGGTGCATCCTGATTCCTACTTCTTCCAGATGGGGTTGATCGATATCACAGCAAAACAACGTGATGCCGCCCAACTGAAAGCGGAGCTCTACGATCAGCACCAGATCGAAGTTCCTGTAATTCGGTGGCAAGACCGCACATTTATTCGGGTTTCTGCCCATGCCTATACCACCGAGAAAGATATTCAGACGCTGGTGCAAGCCCTTGCCGATCTACGCTAGGTGAAGGATTCGAGCGGCTTCCATCTGTTCCTTGCGGTCAATTCATCTTTAGAGTCGGCAAAGCTGGATAAGGCTTCCGCATAGAAATCCTTGCGTAGGTAAGCCTGTCGCTCTATATTCTGATGTATGTAAGAATGTAAGAGCGAGTTGCAATCTGCCCTGCAAAAGGACATTCCCGAATGAGCAATCCCTCATTCAATACAAATCGCCGTGACTGGCTGAAGCGAACGTTTGTCGGTGCCGCCGGGCTTGGAGCGATCGGACACGCCGTCAATGCCGAAGAGCCCGAAGCCATTCGACAGCCAAGCCTCGAGTATGACTTTACGGTCGCATCGCCAGCGCTTCAGGCTGATTCTGTTGTCCGATCGGCTTGCCAATTCTGCAATTCGTTGTGTGGATTAGACGTCCACGTGAAAGCGGGACAAGTCATCGACATCCAAGGCGTCCAGTCGGATCCGGTTCAGAATGGCGTGCTGTGTGTCAAAGGTCCGATGATGACCGAACTGCTTTACAACGAGCGAAGATTGCAAACGCCGCTTCGTCGAGTAGCTGGTAAGAAGGGAGATCGTACTTCCCGATTCGAGGCTATCAGTTGGCAAGAAGCACTAGAGGCGATTGCCGACAAGTTGATTTCATTGAGAGACGAAGGAGCAGCACACACGATCGTGAGTCGAACTTCGGGACGATTGCCTCGAGGGGTTGGCTCGCTGATTCATCGAATGTTTCAAATGCTGGGGAGCCCGAACGATACCGACGTTGGCCCAGTATGCAACGATGCCGGCGGCAACGCTTTGGCAATGACATTTGGATTAGGAAATTTTACCAACGGATATGGTGTCGACGAATCGACAGGAAAAGAAGATCTCGGCAGTTCCGAAATGTTCCTTTTCTTTGGGACGAATCAAGCTGAAACGCATCCCGTTACGTTTGCCCATCTTCTTCGCCAGCGGGATAAAAGTAATGCTCAGTTGGTAGTAGTTGATCCTCGAACCACGCCGACGACATCGTTCGCCGATACACATCTGGCACCTAAACCTCATACCGACATGGCACTGGTTTGGGGAATGATCCGGCATATCATCGATCACAATCTCTACGATAAAAAATTCGTGAAGTCATGGGTGTTAGGGTTTGACCAATTGGTCAGTCATGTCCGCGTGCAGGGATACACGACCTCGTGGGCGGCCGATGTTTGCGACATACCAGAAGACGCAATCTGCGCTTTGGCGGAGCAGTACGCGAAGGCCAAACCTGCAGCGATTTTCTGCAATGCGGGGATCTCTCATCAACTTAGCGCATTCGATACGTATCGAGTTCTAGCGATTCTGGCCGCAATAACTGGCAACGTGGGGGTGCCAGGCGGAGGCTGCAACTTCATGCACAACACTTGGCCAGGCGGGCTAAACTTGCCTCCTATGTCGACTCCGACGCCACCCACAGAAGTGCCAGCGATGCCTGTCGGACCAGACTGGTTTGCAGAGTCGATCTTGCACGACCGTCCCTATCGCATGCGCGCTCTTATCGTGATGGGCAACCCGCTGCTTTCGAGTTCCAGTACTTCCAAAGTGCATGCCGCGTTCGAGCAGCTCGAGTTTTTCGTCTACACCGGCTTGTTCATGGAAGAGAGTGCCTGGTATGCCGATATCATTCTCCCTGTTTGTAGCGGTCTTGAAATGGATGGCGTCTATATGCGTCGCGATGATCGTGCGATTCGATGGCAGAATGCAGCCGCATCGCGCGTGGGACAATCTAAGCCCGATTGGGAAATTTGGATCGACTTAGCACATGAGATTGCCAAACGGGATACCAGGCACGATGCTTCGTACTGGACCGAAGCCTTTCCTGGTGAATGGAGAAACTATGAAAACCTTTGGCAAACGTTTGTCGAAAACACGCCGGGCATGGGCGGAATGACGGCTAGCCGAATGCGTTCCCGCGACACGCCATTGCAATGGCCATGTCCGGCGGAGTCACATCCCGGTGTCAGTACGCTGTATTCAGATAGCCCTGCATGGTACGAAGCCGCAACATCGTTGGGGCATCCTGGAAAACGCTTTCTTACCCCGTCTGGAAAGATCGAAGTTTACACCGAAGCGATCGAACGCGAGCTTGCTCCGAGTGGGCATCACGCCTTGCCGAAGTTCTACACTCATCCAGAAGTGACAGGACACCATCCTGTATTGACGAAGAGAAAGCGTTTGATCGTGAATCCCATTCATCGGCATGCTACGACCGAAATGTCTGTGCTCGAAAACGCCGACAATACGAAGCTTCACGAAGCGTACCCGTTGATGGGAATCATCGGTCGTCCGAGCGTGGTTCACTTCGCAGGCATGACGCAATGGACACGAACCGGAAAACAGCTCAATGGAGTTCGATTGATTCAGCTTCATCCGTCCGTTGCCGCGGCGCTCGATATTTCGCAGGGAGATCGCATTGCCGTCGAAAGTCCACATGGGACAGTCCACGGAACGGTATTGCTCTGGGAAGGGATTCGCGCTGATACGATTTTCGTTCCCAATACCTTCGGCCCTTCCCAGGATGTGGGCGATGTCTTTGGGGTTCCTCGCTACGAAGTTGCCAATCATTTAACAGACGATTCCCACTACGACACCCTTAGTGGACAGCAAGCGTACAAGTGCTTTGCGTGTCGTGTTCGTCCAGCCTAAGCACTTTAGTTTTGCTGAGCAGCCTTCTGGGAATGCGATTCGGCACGCAGGCGAACCTCGACCGGTTCTTTCGCTTGGGTAGGCTTTGCGAGTTGATGTTCGGTCAGGCACCTAGCGAATTGTGCATACGTTGCATTCAAAACCGTGCATAGATATATCGGCAAGTCTTTTGAGGCGATCGAATTGGCACTCACACTATAAAGCTTTCGAAAGGCAGATGCTTGAAGCGATGAAGGGTTTTCTCGCATATCTCGAAAGAGCTTCGTCATCTCCGTTGCCGTTAGTGCATTGACTTGGTAGGTCGCCTGACCGTCGTACTCGCGCTGCCATTTTGGCTGCGATTTAACAGAGCTTAGTGGAAGATAACACGTCTCCCAGTTCTCGATGACGGACGATTGTTGGTTAACTTGAAAGACTTGAAAAGCAGGATTGTTTCCAAAGATCGGGCTCACTGCCGGAGCAATCTTGTGAAGTAGGACTGGATGATCATTAATTTGATCGATACGGTAATCATCCATGTGAGTGTGTCCTGTGAACGAAGCATGCAGGATGTCCTCATACTCTTCGATCAATTGCAGGTAGCGCGTCATGAACTCTTGTTTCCACATCTCTGCCGCCAAGCTATGCCCGTTGGCTTTTTCCTCGGCGTAGCTATCCAAGCCTGGGGGAACATGCATCAGTAGCCAAACACGTCGATTTTGTTTTCGAGCTCGTTTCAATTCAGCTTCGAGCCAATCCAACTGCTGGTGTCCTGGATTAGTTCCCCCGTTAGTGCATTCGCAGCAATTGCTTTTCTTTGGCGAGAAGTAATTCGTACAGTAGCTGCCTGACCAGAGCACCGTGTTCAGCACAATCACGCGGTCAGCCGAAAGCTTGGGAATATCGACCTGATAGACGCCTAGCTTGTTGAACGTCATTTCAAACGCTTCCTGCGAAAGAGCGTCGTCAAGCATCGGATGCCAGGTCTGGGCGAAACGGGTCAGAAAATCACCATTGGGTTGGATCCAGTAGTCGCCACAAAATGAGTCATCGTTCCCAAGTGTTGCGATCACTGGAGTCTTCGGAAAACGTTTTTTGAATTCGATGGCGATCACTTCGATGGCCGTCATAGTGAATTCGCGATACGCCTTCGGATTCTCGGCGATCGATTCATCCGCAAGTTGGTCGTAATCCTCTTGCCAATGGTGGGCAATAAAGTCGCCTGGATAAAGAATAAACGCTGGATCAGGCACTCTCTTCTTCGCTGCATCTAACGCAGAACTCATGAGAGCAAAATTGCTGTCGCTGCCTGGACGGCTGGGTGTGTCGTTTCGTTTCAGCAAAAACTCCGGCCAGTGCTCGGCAGGAAGATCTTGCAGCACTCGAAACTGCTTCTGGTTCAAGTCGGCAAACGGCTTGAAGTGAATGTCTGAGACGACCAGGAATTCTTCCGCAATCGCCAGCGTTGGCAGAACAGTAAGACAGGCGAAAAGCGAGAAGACAATTCGAGCAAACATGGCAGCAGACTTTGTATCGGTCATTTCACATCTTGAAGTTTCGCGAGAAGCTTTTCGCGCGATCCGGCGATTCTTCAAAATATAGCGTATCGATACCACGGTGATCGGACGGCCGGCTTGTGCCTCAGGGTAGGCATACAATCCGAAACTTCAGTTACCAGACCAAAAGGCATTATGGAGGATAGCATACCTTTGGGGCTTTGTTACGGATTGAAACAGGAGGTTGGTTGAAATATATTAACAAAAATCGCAAAAATCTAGGCGCTTCATTGTCGGGAGAGGTTCCGTGTCTTATCGCTTTTCTTACCTCAAGCGAGGTTTCACCCTAGTAGAACTCCTGGTGGTGATTGCCATTATCGGAGTGCTTATCG is a window of Bremerella sp. TYQ1 DNA encoding:
- a CDS encoding sigma-70 family RNA polymerase sigma factor, with the translated sequence MAELSPTEQFIQLLTENQNRLYSYIFSLIGDRSHTADVLQETNLVLWRKIDQFDPRKPFLPWAFSIARFQVLANLRDRKRDRMLLDSELVESLSGEAEAMAGQIDSIREALGRCLQTLSSTNRQLIQRRYFEAKSLDEMAEDSNRSSGAIKVALLRVRKRLAECIQHRLTAEGNA
- a CDS encoding metallophosphoesterase, with protein sequence MTDTKSAAMFARIVFSLFACLTVLPTLAIAEEFLVVSDIHFKPFADLNQKQFRVLQDLPAEHWPEFLLKRNDTPSRPGSDSNFALMSSALDAAKKRVPDPAFILYPGDFIAHHWQEDYDQLADESIAENPKAYREFTMTAIEVIAIEFKKRFPKTPVIATLGNDDSFCGDYWIQPNGDFLTRFAQTWHPMLDDALSQEAFEMTFNKLGVYQVDIPKLSADRVIVLNTVLWSGSYCTNYFSPKKSNCCECTNGGTNPGHQQLDWLEAELKRARKQNRRVWLLMHVPPGLDSYAEEKANGHSLAAEMWKQEFMTRYLQLIEEYEDILHASFTGHTHMDDYRIDQINDHPVLLHKIAPAVSPIFGNNPAFQVFQVNQQSSVIENWETCYLPLSSVKSQPKWQREYDGQATYQVNALTATEMTKLFRDMRENPSSLQASAFRKLYSVSANSIASKDLPIYLCTVLNATYAQFARCLTEHQLAKPTQAKEPVEVRLRAESHSQKAAQQN
- a CDS encoding aminotransferase class V-fold PLP-dependent enzyme, whose translation is MISNEFVLDPEVVFLNHGSFGACPRTVIEEYQKWQMRLERQPVRFLQRELPGLLADARKRLAEYLGATATEVAFVPNPTFAANTIARCLPLSSGDEVLITDHEYGACRFAFQFAAEKKGFRVVEQAIPLPVESNEAIVDTFWKGVTKNTKLIFISHITSATALALPVKEICQRAQEAGILTMIDGAHAPGQIDINLHEIGADFYTATCHKWMCAPKGSGLFYVREDRQAMIEPLVVGWGWGPEKTFHRENEFLEYHEWLGTHDPSAYLSVTAAMDWQKAHFTEEARQRARDLVRQAVSLSSEIEGIKRVHPDSYFFQMGLIDITAKQRDAAQLKAELYDQHQIEVPVIRWQDRTFIRVSAHAYTTEKDIQTLVQALADLR
- a CDS encoding molybdopterin-dependent oxidoreductase; amino-acid sequence: MSNPSFNTNRRDWLKRTFVGAAGLGAIGHAVNAEEPEAIRQPSLEYDFTVASPALQADSVVRSACQFCNSLCGLDVHVKAGQVIDIQGVQSDPVQNGVLCVKGPMMTELLYNERRLQTPLRRVAGKKGDRTSRFEAISWQEALEAIADKLISLRDEGAAHTIVSRTSGRLPRGVGSLIHRMFQMLGSPNDTDVGPVCNDAGGNALAMTFGLGNFTNGYGVDESTGKEDLGSSEMFLFFGTNQAETHPVTFAHLLRQRDKSNAQLVVVDPRTTPTTSFADTHLAPKPHTDMALVWGMIRHIIDHNLYDKKFVKSWVLGFDQLVSHVRVQGYTTSWAADVCDIPEDAICALAEQYAKAKPAAIFCNAGISHQLSAFDTYRVLAILAAITGNVGVPGGGCNFMHNTWPGGLNLPPMSTPTPPTEVPAMPVGPDWFAESILHDRPYRMRALIVMGNPLLSSSSTSKVHAAFEQLEFFVYTGLFMEESAWYADIILPVCSGLEMDGVYMRRDDRAIRWQNAAASRVGQSKPDWEIWIDLAHEIAKRDTRHDASYWTEAFPGEWRNYENLWQTFVENTPGMGGMTASRMRSRDTPLQWPCPAESHPGVSTLYSDSPAWYEAATSLGHPGKRFLTPSGKIEVYTEAIERELAPSGHHALPKFYTHPEVTGHHPVLTKRKRLIVNPIHRHATTEMSVLENADNTKLHEAYPLMGIIGRPSVVHFAGMTQWTRTGKQLNGVRLIQLHPSVAAALDISQGDRIAVESPHGTVHGTVLLWEGIRADTIFVPNTFGPSQDVGDVFGVPRYEVANHLTDDSHYDTLSGQQAYKCFACRVRPA